A portion of the Stigmatella aurantiaca DW4/3-1 genome contains these proteins:
- a CDS encoding tetratricopeptide repeat protein has translation MKRQGRAGRALVWLLVGGLASPVWAAGPLEKDHPRVAEGRAAYEARQYEKALEAFEAVQKERPGDPAVEFNRGDALAQLGRSEEAKAAFQRVVESNRPDLQQKAWYNLGNLAASKGERKEALQAYRRALKLDPGDAMARHNYEVVLRNLPPPQQDGQDGGTDGGGDGGQDGGSDGGRPDAGQDGGQKGDGGKPEDGGMDGGDGGSDAGQDGGADGGGDGGADAGGDGGADAGGDGGSDAGADAGDQGEGQGDGGEDGGADGGSEGEEGEQSDGGSDEGREGEAQEQSGQDAGASQAELDRQEAERLLDAMKQNEKNLQLWRFQQKKKQRAPNEKDW, from the coding sequence GTGAAGCGGCAGGGGCGGGCGGGACGGGCGCTGGTGTGGCTCCTGGTGGGTGGGCTGGCCAGTCCAGTGTGGGCCGCGGGGCCCTTGGAGAAGGACCACCCGCGCGTGGCCGAGGGGCGCGCGGCGTATGAGGCGCGTCAGTACGAGAAGGCGCTGGAGGCCTTCGAGGCGGTCCAAAAAGAGCGGCCGGGAGATCCGGCGGTGGAGTTCAACCGGGGAGACGCGCTGGCGCAGTTGGGCCGGTCGGAGGAGGCCAAGGCGGCCTTCCAGCGGGTGGTGGAGTCCAACCGTCCGGACCTGCAACAGAAGGCTTGGTACAACCTGGGCAACCTCGCCGCCTCCAAGGGCGAGCGCAAGGAGGCGCTCCAGGCCTACCGGCGGGCCCTCAAGTTGGATCCGGGCGATGCCATGGCCCGGCACAACTATGAGGTCGTGCTGCGCAACCTTCCGCCGCCTCAACAGGACGGCCAGGATGGGGGCACCGATGGCGGCGGTGACGGAGGCCAGGATGGCGGCTCCGATGGAGGCCGCCCCGATGCGGGCCAGGACGGAGGCCAGAAGGGGGATGGCGGCAAGCCCGAGGATGGCGGGATGGACGGCGGGGATGGCGGCTCCGACGCGGGCCAGGATGGCGGCGCGGACGGGGGCGGGGATGGCGGGGCCGACGCGGGAGGAGATGGTGGGGCCGATGCAGGGGGAGATGGTGGCTCCGATGCCGGTGCGGACGCGGGCGATCAGGGCGAGGGGCAGGGGGATGGCGGGGAGGATGGTGGGGCCGACGGGGGCTCGGAGGGAGAGGAAGGCGAGCAGAGCGACGGCGGCAGCGACGAGGGCCGTGAGGGCGAAGCCCAGGAGCAGTCCGGACAGGACGCGGGGGCCAGCCAGGCGGAGCTCGACCGGCAGGAAGCGGAGCGGCTGCTGGATGCGATGAAGCAGAACGAGAAGAATCTCCAGCTGTGGCGTTTCCAGCAGAAGAAGAAGCAGAGGGCACCGAATGAGAAGGACTGGTAA
- a CDS encoding VWA domain-containing protein, translating into MPHVEPWRFTILGYQAGLAQPIFLLLCAVGLLLGTLALVLALRRRSRVRALLAERLVERLAPGVSQWRPAVQGSLYGLGLALLGVALAQPQCGSKSEMTKRKGIDVVVVLDASKSMLARDVQPSRLERAKLELNTLLDELKGDRVGLVVFAGDAFIQSPLTSDYSAVKLFLRAVDPEQMPQGGSNIGAALKLANQVLSNADRGAKERAVVLLSDGEDLFGEVGEATEALKDGGVQVLAVGVGSESGEPIPVFNRRGEFVDYKKDSGGETVITRLDRGGLTAIAEATGGAFFYQPRGVAMGQVVERIDKMQKSELESRVTVRYDERFQYYAVPGLALLVAGMLLLPSSRRRVS; encoded by the coding sequence ATGCCGCATGTGGAACCGTGGCGCTTCACCATTCTCGGCTACCAGGCGGGGCTGGCACAGCCGATCTTCCTGCTGCTGTGCGCGGTGGGACTGCTGCTGGGCACCCTGGCGCTGGTGCTGGCGCTGCGGCGGCGCTCGCGGGTGAGGGCGCTGCTGGCGGAGCGGCTGGTGGAGCGGCTGGCGCCGGGCGTCTCCCAGTGGCGCCCGGCGGTGCAGGGCAGCCTCTATGGGCTGGGGCTGGCGCTGCTGGGGGTTGCCCTGGCCCAGCCTCAGTGCGGCAGCAAGAGCGAGATGACGAAGCGCAAGGGCATCGACGTGGTGGTGGTGCTGGATGCCTCCAAGTCCATGCTCGCGCGGGATGTGCAGCCCAGCCGCCTGGAGCGGGCCAAGCTGGAGCTGAACACGCTGCTGGATGAGCTGAAGGGAGATCGCGTGGGGCTGGTCGTCTTCGCGGGCGATGCCTTCATTCAGTCTCCTCTCACCTCGGACTACTCGGCCGTGAAGCTGTTCCTGCGTGCGGTGGACCCCGAGCAGATGCCCCAAGGTGGCAGCAACATCGGCGCGGCGCTGAAGCTGGCCAACCAGGTGCTGAGCAACGCGGACCGGGGGGCCAAGGAGCGCGCCGTCGTCCTGCTGTCGGATGGCGAGGACCTCTTTGGCGAGGTGGGCGAGGCGACCGAGGCGCTCAAGGACGGCGGCGTGCAGGTGCTGGCGGTGGGCGTCGGCTCGGAGAGCGGTGAGCCCATCCCCGTGTTCAACCGGCGCGGCGAGTTCGTGGACTACAAGAAGGATTCGGGCGGGGAGACGGTCATCACGCGGCTGGACCGGGGCGGGCTGACGGCCATCGCGGAGGCCACGGGGGGTGCGTTCTTCTACCAGCCGCGCGGCGTGGCCATGGGGCAGGTGGTGGAGCGCATCGACAAGATGCAGAAGAGCGAGCTCGAGAGCCGCGTGACGGTGCGGTACGACGAGCGCTTCCAGTACTACGCGGTGCCGGGCCTGGCGCTGCTCGTGGCGGGGATGCTGCTGTTGCCCTCCTCGCGCCGGAGGGTGTCGTGA
- a CDS encoding vWA domain-containing protein gives MPLDLAFHSPQVLWGLLLVPVLLVQAWRERRQRAVLRFSGAHVFARQGRGLRVHLLPVLPVVRALAVAAALIALARPQSRDARVRDLSVEGIDIVVALDLSTSMEAGDFRPQNRLHVAKEVLAEFISNRVNDRIGLVVFAGAAYTQAPLTLDYGVVREVLKQIRTRVLEDGTAIGDALATSLNRLRDSEAKSRVVVLITDGDNNAGKISPLDAASMAESLKIPIYTILVGKGGKVPFPQGQDLFGNTVWRDTEIPINPELLQDIASRTGGEYYRATDPEGLKQGLQKVLDSLERSKLMEGGASATYREDFHPYLLAAFGLAALELLLRATFLRVFP, from the coding sequence GTGGCGGGAGCGCCGCCAGCGCGCCGTGCTGCGCTTCTCCGGCGCCCACGTCTTCGCGCGGCAGGGCCGGGGGTTGCGCGTGCACCTGCTGCCCGTGCTGCCCGTGGTGCGGGCCCTGGCCGTGGCGGCCGCCCTCATCGCCCTGGCCCGGCCGCAGTCGCGCGATGCGCGGGTGCGGGACCTGAGCGTGGAGGGCATCGACATCGTGGTGGCGCTGGACCTGTCCACCTCCATGGAGGCCGGAGACTTCCGGCCGCAGAACCGCCTGCACGTGGCCAAGGAGGTGCTCGCCGAGTTCATCTCCAACCGCGTCAATGACCGCATCGGCCTGGTGGTCTTCGCAGGCGCCGCCTACACGCAGGCCCCGCTGACGTTGGACTACGGCGTGGTGCGGGAGGTTCTCAAGCAGATCCGCACGCGGGTGCTGGAGGACGGCACCGCCATCGGGGATGCGTTGGCCACCTCGCTCAACCGCCTGAGGGACTCCGAGGCCAAGAGCCGCGTGGTGGTGCTCATCACCGACGGCGACAACAACGCGGGGAAGATCTCCCCGCTGGATGCCGCCTCCATGGCCGAGTCGCTCAAGATCCCCATCTACACCATCCTGGTGGGCAAGGGCGGCAAGGTGCCCTTTCCCCAGGGGCAGGACCTCTTTGGCAACACCGTGTGGCGCGACACGGAGATCCCCATCAACCCCGAGCTCTTGCAGGACATCGCCTCGCGCACGGGAGGGGAGTACTACCGCGCCACGGATCCCGAGGGGCTCAAGCAGGGGCTCCAGAAGGTGTTGGACTCGCTGGAGCGCTCGAAGCTGATGGAGGGCGGGGCCTCGGCCACCTACCGTGAGGACTTCCATCCGTACTTGCTGGCGGCCTTCGGCCTTGCCGCGCTGGAGCTGCTCCTGCGCGCCACCTTCCTGAGGGTGTTTCCGTGA